AAATAGTTGGAATCATAAATGGAAACAGGGAAGTTATTAGAAGCGATCTTACCGAAGGACAGGATTAAAACACGATTGATAGATCTCGTTTCCTACGCCTCAGATGCAGGTTTTTATTACCTGCGGCCCAAAGCGGTGGTGCAACCGCTGAATGAAAAAGAGATCATTGCCTTATTTCATTTTTCCCATCAGCATAAAATCCCTCTCACTTTTCGCACAGGCGGTACCAGTTTATCCGGGCAGTCCATTACAGATGGCATCCTGGTAGATCTCAGTAAGTATTGGAACAGTTTGTCCATAGAAGAGGAGGGCAACCAGGTAAGGGTGCAGCCGGGTATAACAGGGGGTATGGTAAATGCCCGCCTGAGGAAATTCAAGAGGAAAATAGGGCCGGACCCTTCCAGTATTGATTCTGCCATGATCGGCGGCATCCTTTCCAATAATTCCAGTGGTATGTGTTGCGGTGTGAAGTTGAACTCTTACCATACCACAAAATATATCCGCTTCATATTACCGGATGGTAAAGTATTCAACACTGCCATCCCGGAAGATTATGTACGGTTCGAAAATGAATGCAGCACTATTTTTCAGGCTATCAAAACCCTCAGTGCACAGGTAACAGGGAATGCTGATCTGCAGCTGAGGATCCGCCAGAAATACGAAACCAAAAACACGGTAGGTTATTCCCTGAATGCATTGATCGATTACTCGCACCCGCTGGATATACTCGCACATCTGTTGATCGGTGCAGAAGGTACCCTGGGCTTTATTGCGGAGGCAGTGATGCAAACCGTACCGGATTATCCTTATAAATCCACCGCATTTTTATATTTCCCGGATATCTATGCTGCCTGCCAGGCTATTCCCTCGCTCACTTTATCAGGTGCAGAAGCAGTGGAACTGATGGACAGGGCATCGCTGCGTTCCATAGAACATGTGACGGGCGTTCCTGAACAGTTGAAAACATTACCGGAAACAGCCGCTGCTTTACTGGTGGAGTTTGGAGCAGACAGTACTGCGGTGTTGGAGGAAAAATTAAACGGACTTTCCCTCGCAAATTTCTCTTTGCTGGAACCACCAAGGTTTACAGAAGATCCTTATGAGCAGCAATTCTTATGGAAACTCCGTAAAGGCATGTTCCCTGCAGTAGGTGCTGTAAGGGCCAGTGGCACAACGGTGGTGCTGGAAGATATTGCTTTCCCGGTAGCACAGCTGGGCAGTGCTATCCTTGACCTGCAGGCACTTTTTGTGCAGCATGGTTATGATAATGCCATCATCTTCGGGCATGCCAAAGATGGCAACATCCATTTTGTGGTAACACAATCTTTCAATACGCAGGCAGAGATTGAGCGGTACGACCGGTTTTTGAGAGATGTAGTAACCCTGGTGGTAGAAAAGTATGATGGCACCTTAAAGGCAGAACATGGAACGGGCAGGAACATGGCGCCTTTCGTTGAAACAGAATGGGGTGGGGAAGCTTACCAGGTGATGAAACAACTGAAGGAAGTGATCGATCCGCAGAACCTGCTCAACCCGGGTGTGATCATCAGCGATGATAAGAACCTGCACATCAAAAATCTTAAGCCCCTGCCGGTAGTAGAGCAGGAGGTGGATAAATGTATTGAATGCGGTTATTGCGAACATAAATGCCCCAGCAGGGACATTACCCTTACACCCCGCAGGCGCATTGTAGTAAGAAGGGAATTGGCACTGCTGAAAGAAGCAGATAAAAAGAAAGAATATGCAGAACTGATAAAGGAATACCAGTACGATGGCCTGGAAACTTGTGCCGTGGATGGTTTGTGCGCTACCGTTTGCCCGGTGGACATCAATACCGGTGATCTGGTAAAAAGATTAAGAAGAGAAAACCATACTTCGTTTGCCAATAATGTGGCGCTGCGTATTGCAAAGAATTTTGAAGCCACCACGCAGGTAGTATCTTTTGCATTAAAAACAGGGAATGCCATCAATAGTGTGTTCGGTAAAAATGCGATGCATAACCTTACCGGTGGTATTAAAAAACTCATTCCTGCTTTTCCTTTATGGAGCAATCAACTGCAGGCTGCTTCCTTCAAAGCTAAAAGTACCAATAACGGTGGTCAGGCAACTGTGGTGTATTTCCCTACCTGTATCTCGCGTGTAATGGGAGGTGCGATGGATGATAAGAAGAACCTGGTAGATACCTTCATGAGCGTATCCGCGAAAGCACAGATCAATGTGCTGATCCCGGACGATATTCAATCCGCCTGCTGCGGGCAGCTGTTCTCTTCCAAGGGATTCAGCCAGGCATACCAGCACACGGCCAATAATACTATCAGCAAACTGTGGGAATGGACCCATCATGGCGCTTATCCTGTAGTGCTGGATGTGAGCTCCTGCTCGCAAACTATTCAGCACAGGCGTGGGGTGCTCACGCCGGAAAACAGGGAGCGCTTTGATAAAATGATGATCATCGACAGTATTGATTACCTGCATGATCATGTGCTGCAATCACCCGGCACCATCCATAAAAAAGATAACATTGTATTGCACCCGGTTTGTACCTTGCAGAAGATGAAGTTAACCGGCAAGCTGGTGAATATCGCAAAACATTATGCCAATAATGTAGATGTACCAGTTACCGCAGGATGCTGTGGTATGGCAGGGGACAGGGGCTTCCTCTTCCCTGAGTTAACCGCTGCGGCCACTGCGCCGGAGGCAAATGAAGTAAAGAAGCAAAGCTATGAAGGATACTATTCTACCGCTAAAACCTGTGAGATGGCCCTGTCTGACGCGGTAGGAAAGAACTACGAATCGATCCTGTATCTGGCGGATGAATGTACCCGCTAAAAAAGCTTATCATGACAAGAGCTAAAATCTTACTCTGCTGTTTGTTCTCTCTCCTTGCCCTGCCCGTTCTTGCACAGGAGGAAGGGATCGTTTTTTTTAAAGGCAGCTGGAAGAAGGTGCTGGCAGAAGCTAAGAAAAGCAATAAACTGATCTTTGTGGATGTGTATACGGACTGGTGTGGGCCCTGCAAGCAAATGGAGAAGGAGATATTTCCCTTAAGGGGGGTAGGGGAGAAGTACAATACACATTTTGTCAATTACCGGATAGATGCTGAAAAGGGAGAAGGCCGTTTTCTTAGCAAAGCGTACGATGTGAAGAGCTACCCAACCTATCTCTATTTCAATGGGGAGGGTGAACTGGTTTTTAGGGCTAAGGGATACAGCCCCAATCCTAAACGATTCCTTGCCTTAGGAGATACTGCTTTGCGCTTCCATCATTCAAAGGAAACCATAGTTTCTGATCAGGCCGCCTATGAAAACAGGAAGCAGGATAAAGCATTTGTGGCCGGATATTTAAAGAAGCTTACCCGGTTTGGAATGTCCGAGGATACCATCAGCAAAGTACTGGATCATTTTTACAGCCAGTTAACACCGCTGGAGCTAAAAGATACAGCCACCGCTGCCCTTCTTTTAAATTCACTCACAACAGTACAGTCCCCCGTATTTGAATATGTTATTTCCAATCAATCTTTTTACAGGAGTTTTGCAAAACAACTCCCCACTACACTGGGTAATGTGGTGCTCAATTCCTATATGAAAGCCATCGGTAAAAAGAATGACGTGCTTTTCAAAGCGGCATCTGCTGCCAGTAATAAGGTAGAGAACCCCAGCCTGAAATATCCTTATTCTGTTTTTCTTTTTGAGAACCAGTATTATCTTACCACCAAACAAACGGATGAGATCATAAAAAGAGCCCCGGCCTTCATGGATAGCACCTGCCGTATCACCGAAAAAGAAATGGCCCAAAGAGATCAGTTATTCTATGATCAGGTCTTATCTCTTTATACTACCCGTTATCTGGACAGCACCACTGTACCCTTTTTTTCCAGGGAGAAACTGACCTGGCGTAATAATTATTCAAAGTATGTTGCTGTGGCGCTGAATAAAACAGCAGATGTTTTCCTGCAGTATGCCCAACAAAAGGAAGATCTGAAAAAAGCCTGTACCTGGGCCGCGAGATCCGTGAATTTGCAACCGGATAATCATTCCTTTTATGCCGTACTGGCAAAGCTGTATGCAAAAACAGGGATGAAGCAGGAAGCGATGGCTACTATGAAAACGGCCATTGATCTGGCGCATAATCAGAAAGCGCCGGAAATGGCCATCCAGGCATATGAGGATGCATTGAAGAAGCTATGAATAAAGGTTAATGAGTGCTAAAAAGCATAGCATGACAAAAGTTAGAATCGTACTCTGTTGTTTATTTTTCTGTTTTGCCCTTCCTGCGCTGGCGCAGAAAGAGGGGATACATTTTTCCAGGGGCAACTGGAAAAAAGCATTGGCAGAAGCTAAACAAAGCGGTAAGCTGATCTTCATACATGTGTATACAGAGTGGGGGCTACCCAGCAAAAGAATGGAAACTGAAATATTTCCATTAAAGGAGGTAGGCGATAAATATAATACCCATTTTATCAATTTTAAGGTAGATGTGGAAGGAGGAGAGGGGAGGTCCCTGAGCAGAAAATTCCGATTGAAGAGATTTCCCACCTATCTCTATTTTAACGGAGATGGTGATCTCGTTTACATGTCTAATGGGCAGACCTCTAATCCTAAACGGTTCAATGGTTTGGCAGATACTGTGCTGCGGCACCACCGGGAGAATAAAGTAGAGCTTTACGCAGAAGCCAGATATGAAACGAGGAAGCAGGATAAGGCATTCGTGAAAGAATATTTAACGAAACTCAGGGAGTTTGGGATCATGGATGATACTATCAGTAGTGTGCAGGATCATTATTTCAGCCTGTTAAAACCAATGGAGCTGAAAGATACTGCTACTGTGCTTTTCCTCTTAAATATGCTTACCTCTGTAAAGTCTGCTGTATTTGAACATTTCATTTCCCATCAGCCTTTTTATAGCAGCATTACTAAAAAGTTCCCTTTATGGATGGGTAATGTAGTGCTCAGTTCATTCAGGAGAGCCATCGAAACAGATGATGATGCCCTTTTCTGGGATGCACTGGTTGCCAGTAAAAAGCTGGAGAACCCATCCCTGAGGTATCCTTATTCCGTTTTCATGTATACGAACCAGTTTTATGTAATGAATAAGCAGGTGAAGCGGGTAATAGAAAGGGCGCCGTTTTTCCTGGACCGTGTTTGCGAAATGAGTGATGATGAGATCCGCCGTAAAGACCAGCAACAGTTTGAAGAACTGATGGAGCCTTATTTTTCCGGAGAAGTTGATAGCAGTACTGCCAGGAATTTTCTTCGGCAAAGGGAAGACCGGCGCACAGTATATTCTGCTTATGTTGCACACGCTTTAATTACAACGGCAGATATTTTTCAGCAGCATACCCGGAACAGAACTGATCTGAAAAAGGCCTGCGGCTGGGCGGAAAGAGGCGTTGAGCTGGACAAGGATAACTATAAGAATTACCCAGTGTTAGCCAGGTTATATGCAAAAACAGGGATGAAACGGGAAGCGATCATTGCTATGCAAACCGCTATCACGCTGGCGCAGGAGCAAGGTGTGTCTCCTATATGGGTAGCCCTGTACAAAAGGGCCCTGGAGAACCTGTAACGCTAAATGGAAAATAAGTTCAGCATGACAAAAATCAAAATTATACTCTGCTGTTTGTTCACCTTCTTTTCACTTTCTGTGCTCGCACAGAAGGAAGGTTTGCGTTTTTTCAGGGGCAGCTGGTTGAAAGCAATAGAGGAAGCCAAAAAAAGCAAGAAACTGATCTTTGTAAATGTATATACAGACTGGAGCGAATCCAGCCAAAGGATGAAAGAAGAAATTTTCCCTTTAAAGATGGTGGGAGATAAATATAATGCACAGTTCATCAACTACCGGGTAGATGGAGATTGGCAGGAAGGGGAGTCTTTCAACAACAGGTACCAGGTAGAAGTGTATCCTACTTATCTCTATATTAATGGGGATGGTGTTGTGGTGTACAGAAGCAGTGGATACAGGGAAGATCCGCTATGGTTCATATCTTTGGCGGATACTGCATTATACATCCATGAGGCCAGGCAGGCAATGCCGGCATGGCAGGCATCCTATCCTGACCGTAAAAATGATAAAGAGTTTGTAAGAGAATACCTGAACAGGCTGATCATTTTTGAAATGCCTTCGGATACCATCAATATGGTGCGGGACCAATTTTTCAGTCAGTTAAGTCCTTCAGAATTAAAAGATACTGCCACTGCCAGCGTTCTCCTCAAATCACTCATAACAGTAACATCTCCTGCATTTGAACATATTATGGCTAACCAGGCCTTTTACAAGGGCTTTGCACCGGAACTTTCTTTAACACTGGGCAGTGTGATCATTAATTCGATCATGAAGGCTACCGCATCACCGGACGATGATCTTTTCAGAAAGGCAGATGCTTTCAGCAGTAAATTAGAGGATCCGTTACCAAGGTATCCTTATCTCGTTTTTCTATACCGTAACGAATATTATCTCGCTACCAAACAAATACAGCGGATGATTGACAGGTCTCCTGTTTTTATGGATAGTATCTGCCGCATAGGAGAAGAAGGGTTCCGGCTCAGGGATCAGCAACTGTTCGAGCAGATCATGCGGCCTTATACCTCAGGTGAACAGGATAGCACCCAGGTGGAGGATTTTCCCTATTTGAAGGAAAGTGCACGCAGCTATTATTCAAAATATACTGCCAGTGTTATGAATAAAGCAGCGAGCCTTTTTCTGCAGCATGCGACAGACGTGAAAGATCTGAGAAAGGCCTGCGTTTGGGCGGCAAGATCTGTGGATATGGATATGTATAACTATGCATACTATACCACACTTTCACAATTGTACGCAAAGGTGGGCATGAGAAGGGAGGCCGTTAGTACCATGGAAGCCGCTATCAGCCTGGCGAAACAACAGCGTGTACCTGAAACCATCCTTAGTATCTACAAGGATGCGCTGAAAGCCCTGTAGCTGATTGCCGTTCATCATTTTGGGCTGTTCAGATATTATTAGTTTATTATCTTATACGCTATGTGGAAATTCTATACTATCATCTGTACCCTGATGCCCTATGCAGGCATACTATGTGCCCAGGAAAGATCATCCATGGGCTTCGAGGAATATGAACCGAAGTCTACGCTCGTAGTGCCGGAGCATAAACTCACCAAAGCTAAATTTCCTTTCGTTGATATACATAATCACCAGAATGGCCTGGGTTCTGGAGACCTGCGGGGCATACTGAAAGATATGGATGCATTGAACATGAAAGTGATGATAAACCTCAGTGGCGGCAACGGCGCCGGCCTGAAAAGGCAGACGGATAATGTGAAAGCGAATGCACCCAAACGGTTCATCATCTTTGCCAATATCAGCTTTGGCGGAATAGGCGAACCCGGGTGGACGGAGAAAGCGGTGAAACAACTGGAGGAAGATGTGCGTAATGGCGCCAATGGCCTGAAGATCTTCAAGAGCCTGGGGCTGAGTGTTAAAGATAATACCGGTAAACGTGTAGCCGTAGATGACCCGCGCCTGGATGCCATCTGGAAAAAGGCTGGGGAGTTAAAAATTCCTGTGCTGATCCACGCAGCTGATCCCAAACCTTTCTGGGACCCGGTGGATAAAGACAATGAGCGCTGGCTGGAAATAGTGACGCATCCCGGTCGTAAAAGAGGGCCGGATAATCCTGTTCCCTGGGAGACGATCATTGAAGAAGAACACCGCATGTTCAAAAAACATCCCGGTACTAAGTTCATCAATGCACACTTTGGCTGGTATGCGAATGACCTGGGTAAGCTGAGCAAGTTGATGGATGAGATGCCGCATATGTACGTGGAATTCGGGGCGGTGATAGCAGAGCTGGGCAGGCAGCCTAAAGCAGCAAGGCAGTTCTTCGAAAAGTACCAGGACAGGATCTTGTTCGGCAAAGATTCCTGGCAACCGGAAGAGTATGCTACTTATTTCCGCGTACTGGAAACAGCGGATGAATACTTTCCTTATCATAAGAAGTACCATGCCTTCTGGCGGATGTATGGCATGAACCTGCCGGATGATATCCTGAAGAAAGTGTATTATAAAAATGCATTAAAACTGATCCCGGCGATAGATAAGGGTTTGTTTGAGTAGGAGATCAAAAAAAAGCCGCCCTGATGAGGCGGATTTTTTTATGGGAGAGAATTTTATTAAGATTGATTTCTTTTTAAACGTGTTGCAGGCTAGAAAGACTTTGAAAAGTATGCTTCTGTATTTTGGCAGCATGTTTTCTATTTAATTAAAAGCCCGCCGCAGGCGCACCCTCTCAGCATTCATGCTTGGATAAAGGATTCTCAAACGCATTACTATCATCTTCCTCCCGTTCCGTCAAACACTTGAAATCCTTTTCGATCAAGATCTTCAATACGCTATTATCTGCGTTTTGCTGCTCAAATTGAATCCCTACCAGGTCTGTATCTATCCATTCCTTCGCCTTCTCCGCAAGGATGCTCATATGTACACCGCTGCCTTCCAGTTTAACTTTATACTTGTCGCCGATACGCACACAAAAGTGAAGGCTCGCTGCACCAATATGTGTTTCTTCTTCCACCTTGCCATGCTCCTTTAATGCCCCGATATCTGCTTTATCCAGGCGGTAACGGATGCTGTTTCCTCTTATCCTGATCTTCATGTTAAGTAGTTTGAATTAATGTGCTGAAGGGCACTTCCTTAAATGCACTGATCTCCGTTTCGCAAATATAACACTGTTCTCCCTGTCCCTCTTCATAAATGCTCATACAGCAGGGGCATTGCAATACCATTTTTTCCGGAGCACTGTTCACCGGGGCAGGCTGCTGTTCTGCCACGTATTGCTGTAATACATCCCATTCACTGCCCTTTTCGTAATAGTGTTTACACAAAGATACGATATAAGGTCCAAGATGTTCTTTGGTGACATTATCCCGGTAGAGCACCAGGGTACTGGAATTAGGGTTGAAATCCGCAGTATAGAGGATGTCGAAACGCTGCATGTATTTCAGCTTGCTGTTGTATTTATTTTCCTGTTTGCGGATCACAATAGCCCCGAAATGACTATTCCCGGGCTGCATGCGGATGCTGAAGCAAAGGCCGTAGGTACGTACATCTGCTGTGTCAAAGTGCCGGATGATATGTCTTTTCAGAATGAGGCTGTCCTCACAGTTATCCGCAATCTGCCAGTTCAGTTCATTGGCGGCATGCCGCACATTGATGCCATGTTTCCCCAAAGCATAATCCCAGAGCCGCCGGTGTGCAGGCTCAATATCCCGTACAATGATGGATTTCCAGGAGGTGGCATAGAGTTGTCCTACGCCGGTTTCCAGGCATATAGAGCAGAGGTCTTTGAGAAAGGCTACGGAGAATTCTTCATCTCTGCGGTAAATGCCCAGCCAGTATTGGTTATTGTATTTATTGAACCCTTCGTAATAGGGGAGATGGAAAACCGGTAGATCCAGTTCTTTATCCTTTGGCCGGCCAATGTAATCACAGAGCTTTTCGGGGATCTGTGTCATATGTTCTTCCAGGAACCTGCTCACCTGCGGAATGCTGTTGGTATAGATCAGCTCTGGCCAGCAGTAAGTGGATTGCTGACCCGGCAGGCGGATATACAGGTACCAGTAATGTGCATGTGCAGATGCGATCCAGTTAATATGCCCGGTGAAGAAAGGCATAAAGGTTTGCTGGCTGTCGCAGATATTGATCTTTAGTTTAGGTGGTGTTTCAAACAGATCGAAGATATCTTTGTAGATCCCTTCCTTGAGCCATGAATCAGGGATGAAGATATCTGTTGCGGCGTAAGAGCTGCTGATATTAGGTGTTTGGGAAAGAACGATGTGTTTCTCGCGGCAGGCGTTTTCAAATTGTTTGCAGTATTTGTTCTGCACCTCCACATAGAGCTGCTGCCGCAGGCCGAAGCGTACCTGTGTAACCTGTGCTGCTGTAGCTATGTTCAGCACTTCCTGCAGATAACCGGGGGAAATGATACCGCCGGTGAAATTGATACTGAAGATCTGTGATAGTCTGGCCATAATTACACGAGTTCCTGTTGCAATGTTCTTTTTACTTTATTCTTTTCCAGCAGCTGTTTCACTTCCGGTTTGCAACTGCCGCAGCCCAATCCTGCGCCACTGGCTTTGCAGAGTTCATCCAGGGAGCTGAATCCTTCTTTGATCTTCTCGCAGATATTTCCTTCACCCACATTTCCGCAGGAGCATACCAGTTTCCCGATCACCGGCGCTGCTTTTTTGCCGGAGCGCAGGAGTTCCAGTCTTTTATCTGATAGCTCTATCTTCTGTTGGATCAGTTCCCTGAATTCCTGGAATTCAGATTTATCACCGATAAGGATAGCGCCTACCAGGCGGTCGTTATGGATGATACATTTTTTATAGAACCTTCTTGACTTGTCAATGAACACTACTTCTTCATATGCAGGGTCAGCCGGTGTTTCCACCATGCCCAGCGAGCACAGTTCCATGCCATGCATTTTGAGGATGTTCATAAAAAGGGATCCTTCATAATACCCTGTGATATCCCCGTTCATATGGCGGGCTACAATAGCTGCCTGTTGTTCTGCGGCTGCGGTGATGCCATACAAGGTACCTTCGTAGGAGGCGATTTCACCGATAGCATAAATGGAAGGATCACTGGTAAGGAGGTATTCATTCACAATTACGCCACGGTTGCAGGCAAGCTGGCTGGCCTGTGCCAATTCAATGTTGGGTACGGTGCCTATAGATATCACTACCGCCTGGCAGGCAATATGCCGTCCACTTTTCAGGCGTACGCCATCCACCTTTTTCAAACCGCTGAACTGTTCTATTTCATCATTGTAATAGATATCGATGTCACGGTCTTTCAGTTCT
This DNA window, taken from Chitinophaga niabensis, encodes the following:
- a CDS encoding thioredoxin family protein; the encoded protein is MTKIKIILCCLFTFFSLSVLAQKEGLRFFRGSWLKAIEEAKKSKKLIFVNVYTDWSESSQRMKEEIFPLKMVGDKYNAQFINYRVDGDWQEGESFNNRYQVEVYPTYLYINGDGVVVYRSSGYREDPLWFISLADTALYIHEARQAMPAWQASYPDRKNDKEFVREYLNRLIIFEMPSDTINMVRDQFFSQLSPSELKDTATASVLLKSLITVTSPAFEHIMANQAFYKGFAPELSLTLGSVIINSIMKATASPDDDLFRKADAFSSKLEDPLPRYPYLVFLYRNEYYLATKQIQRMIDRSPVFMDSICRIGEEGFRLRDQQLFEQIMRPYTSGEQDSTQVEDFPYLKESARSYYSKYTASVMNKAASLFLQHATDVKDLRKACVWAARSVDMDMYNYAYYTTLSQLYAKVGMRREAVSTMEAAISLAKQQRVPETILSIYKDALKAL
- a CDS encoding FAD-binding and (Fe-S)-binding domain-containing protein, encoding METGKLLEAILPKDRIKTRLIDLVSYASDAGFYYLRPKAVVQPLNEKEIIALFHFSHQHKIPLTFRTGGTSLSGQSITDGILVDLSKYWNSLSIEEEGNQVRVQPGITGGMVNARLRKFKRKIGPDPSSIDSAMIGGILSNNSSGMCCGVKLNSYHTTKYIRFILPDGKVFNTAIPEDYVRFENECSTIFQAIKTLSAQVTGNADLQLRIRQKYETKNTVGYSLNALIDYSHPLDILAHLLIGAEGTLGFIAEAVMQTVPDYPYKSTAFLYFPDIYAACQAIPSLTLSGAEAVELMDRASLRSIEHVTGVPEQLKTLPETAAALLVEFGADSTAVLEEKLNGLSLANFSLLEPPRFTEDPYEQQFLWKLRKGMFPAVGAVRASGTTVVLEDIAFPVAQLGSAILDLQALFVQHGYDNAIIFGHAKDGNIHFVVTQSFNTQAEIERYDRFLRDVVTLVVEKYDGTLKAEHGTGRNMAPFVETEWGGEAYQVMKQLKEVIDPQNLLNPGVIISDDKNLHIKNLKPLPVVEQEVDKCIECGYCEHKCPSRDITLTPRRRIVVRRELALLKEADKKKEYAELIKEYQYDGLETCAVDGLCATVCPVDINTGDLVKRLRRENHTSFANNVALRIAKNFEATTQVVSFALKTGNAINSVFGKNAMHNLTGGIKKLIPAFPLWSNQLQAASFKAKSTNNGGQATVVYFPTCISRVMGGAMDDKKNLVDTFMSVSAKAQINVLIPDDIQSACCGQLFSSKGFSQAYQHTANNTISKLWEWTHHGAYPVVLDVSSCSQTIQHRRGVLTPENRERFDKMMIIDSIDYLHDHVLQSPGTIHKKDNIVLHPVCTLQKMKLTGKLVNIAKHYANNVDVPVTAGCCGMAGDRGFLFPELTAAATAPEANEVKKQSYEGYYSTAKTCEMALSDAVGKNYESILYLADECTR
- a CDS encoding thioredoxin family protein, whose translation is MTKVRIVLCCLFFCFALPALAQKEGIHFSRGNWKKALAEAKQSGKLIFIHVYTEWGLPSKRMETEIFPLKEVGDKYNTHFINFKVDVEGGEGRSLSRKFRLKRFPTYLYFNGDGDLVYMSNGQTSNPKRFNGLADTVLRHHRENKVELYAEARYETRKQDKAFVKEYLTKLREFGIMDDTISSVQDHYFSLLKPMELKDTATVLFLLNMLTSVKSAVFEHFISHQPFYSSITKKFPLWMGNVVLSSFRRAIETDDDALFWDALVASKKLENPSLRYPYSVFMYTNQFYVMNKQVKRVIERAPFFLDRVCEMSDDEIRRKDQQQFEELMEPYFSGEVDSSTARNFLRQREDRRTVYSAYVAHALITTADIFQQHTRNRTDLKKACGWAERGVELDKDNYKNYPVLARLYAKTGMKREAIIAMQTAITLAQEQGVSPIWVALYKRALENL
- a CDS encoding thioredoxin family protein, with the translated sequence MTRAKILLCCLFSLLALPVLAQEEGIVFFKGSWKKVLAEAKKSNKLIFVDVYTDWCGPCKQMEKEIFPLRGVGEKYNTHFVNYRIDAEKGEGRFLSKAYDVKSYPTYLYFNGEGELVFRAKGYSPNPKRFLALGDTALRFHHSKETIVSDQAAYENRKQDKAFVAGYLKKLTRFGMSEDTISKVLDHFYSQLTPLELKDTATAALLLNSLTTVQSPVFEYVISNQSFYRSFAKQLPTTLGNVVLNSYMKAIGKKNDVLFKAASAASNKVENPSLKYPYSVFLFENQYYLTTKQTDEIIKRAPAFMDSTCRITEKEMAQRDQLFYDQVLSLYTTRYLDSTTVPFFSREKLTWRNNYSKYVAVALNKTADVFLQYAQQKEDLKKACTWAARSVNLQPDNHSFYAVLAKLYAKTGMKQEAMATMKTAIDLAHNQKAPEMAIQAYEDALKKL
- a CDS encoding DUF7009 family protein, whose protein sequence is MKIRIRGNSIRYRLDKADIGALKEHGKVEEETHIGAASLHFCVRIGDKYKVKLEGSGVHMSILAEKAKEWIDTDLVGIQFEQQNADNSVLKILIEKDFKCLTEREEDDSNAFENPLSKHEC
- a CDS encoding rubredoxin codes for the protein MARLSQIFSINFTGGIISPGYLQEVLNIATAAQVTQVRFGLRQQLYVEVQNKYCKQFENACREKHIVLSQTPNISSSYAATDIFIPDSWLKEGIYKDIFDLFETPPKLKINICDSQQTFMPFFTGHINWIASAHAHYWYLYIRLPGQQSTYCWPELIYTNSIPQVSRFLEEHMTQIPEKLCDYIGRPKDKELDLPVFHLPYYEGFNKYNNQYWLGIYRRDEEFSVAFLKDLCSICLETGVGQLYATSWKSIIVRDIEPAHRRLWDYALGKHGINVRHAANELNWQIADNCEDSLILKRHIIRHFDTADVRTYGLCFSIRMQPGNSHFGAIVIRKQENKYNSKLKYMQRFDILYTADFNPNSSTLVLYRDNVTKEHLGPYIVSLCKHYYEKGSEWDVLQQYVAEQQPAPVNSAPEKMVLQCPCCMSIYEEGQGEQCYICETEISAFKEVPFSTLIQTT
- a CDS encoding amidohydrolase family protein encodes the protein MWKFYTIICTLMPYAGILCAQERSSMGFEEYEPKSTLVVPEHKLTKAKFPFVDIHNHQNGLGSGDLRGILKDMDALNMKVMINLSGGNGAGLKRQTDNVKANAPKRFIIFANISFGGIGEPGWTEKAVKQLEEDVRNGANGLKIFKSLGLSVKDNTGKRVAVDDPRLDAIWKKAGELKIPVLIHAADPKPFWDPVDKDNERWLEIVTHPGRKRGPDNPVPWETIIEEEHRMFKKHPGTKFINAHFGWYANDLGKLSKLMDEMPHMYVEFGAVIAELGRQPKAARQFFEKYQDRILFGKDSWQPEEYATYFRVLETADEYFPYHKKYHAFWRMYGMNLPDDILKKVYYKNALKLIPAIDKGLFE